A stretch of the Odontesthes bonariensis isolate fOdoBon6 chromosome 5, fOdoBon6.hap1, whole genome shotgun sequence genome encodes the following:
- the rasip1 gene encoding ras-interacting protein 1 isoform X2: protein MEGSGSPRFRKLHFPVGLWINSPRKHFAKLGGRWPSAISVKSTTSSDAASLHEATSAPSSSLSNSTPSLASPSPSPSPSPAFLRPRAAGPQSRAKRLSHLFLRGRSNSDRDRAVGEREREVWAHSAAPSSHHYLPPASSSAPGLIKIYGDALSSGANYRSLLANIYSTARQLIAQVITRYTEREREETDDAALQKHSPEDFLLCDVIGKPIQQPDGAIKWETECRRSVAPWECPLLLVDMWRPKDGFERRFEIQRKEDYEREEREREKEREREGEGYQGVRWRRRRIESGGGPEESERGHRGRNTELRRSISDMNLSLRRRQGNHVGNDPRGSGSRPNNIGGVQDRKNIVRASKAEAKVGWTNQPADDEKDYSSCDLEVMSQSLILPPTDRPYFLLLQGYDQSKDFVLYIMAGHTHVFGRKPTIREREKDRERERKGKRPLKVDTFLSAPDLLARHLLIRRDAAVPETPSGQALMRPFRGGAVTHNGVALYRETFLKPGDVIGLGNHFLFLYRDPRVSPAPPLALTLPWQADVSTTCCPSGLVDRQEALRQYLGSTEAVLKFHPRHTDALLQEIISKNSSPDSGGGPLAPAYLLSIMIDHASKHLDPALTPQILLKSANLIKEIVWDNIKEFGDKHPTQNSAEQEGEISTPNVQKLSSDLRPLMFWMSNATELLNFFQVKVENMEKEWEFEAPGDPVLTADMDTCSEALAQLDDVIMHTFQQCVYHLTKTLYSLLPALLDTNPFSSEEKVKKKDGAQGVEGEEKTGGEGEEDDVSSLPPKVAGLVEVYRCSLMLSREACLSPPLTSQTFGYLFFFTNTSLLNTLLERDGLFSWSRAVQIRTNLDLVLDWLQGAGLGDIASEFMKKLSITVNFLCIPKTRLIQSSWTSLQEEHALLSSSQLHHLLTHYKLGPTRAPPASWAPLPGTELSGDIFESFLDHPPLILPNETPRLDLSQPIPSPELQKEVTHLRTFLWGLDQDELPANQRTRL, encoded by the exons ATGGAGGGGTCTGGAAGTCCTCGCTTTAGAAAGCTTCATTTCCCAGTGGGTTTGTGGATCAACTCCCCCAGGAAACACTTTGCCAAACTAGGAGGTCGCTGGCCCAGCGCCATCTCTGTCAA GTCGACCACCAGCTCCGACGCAGCCTCACTCCACGAGGCCACCTCTGCTCCTTCTTCTTCCCTTTCTAACTCCACCCCCTCGCTGGCTTCCCCTTCCCCATCCCCGTCTCCATCCCCGGCCTTCCTCAGGCCACGGGCTGCTGGCCCCCAGTCTCGTGCAAAGCGTCTTTCCCATCTCTTCCTGCGGGGGCGCTCCAACAGTGACCGGGACCGGGCAGTGGGGGAAAGGGAAAGAGAGGTTTGGGCTCATTCAGCTGCCCCCTCCTCCCACCACTACTTGCCCCCTGCCTCTTCTTCTGCCCCAGGCCTGATCAAAATCTACGGAGATGCTTTGTCCAGTGGAGCCAACTATCGCTCCCTGCTGGCCAACATTTACTCCACTGCCAGGCAGCTCATCGCTCAGGTCATCACTCGCTACACtgaaagagagagggaggagacGGATGATGCTG CTCTCCAGAAACACAGCCCTGAAGACTTCCTGTTGTGTGATGTCATTGGAAAGCCCATCCAGCAGCCAGATGGAGCTATCAAATGGGAGACAGAGTGCCGGAGAAGCGTTGCCCCTTGGGAATGTCCTTTATTGTTGGTGGACATGTGGCGGCCTAAGGATGGATTTGAGCGGCGCTTTGAAATCCAAAGGAAGGAAGACTATGAGAGAGAGgaaagagaaagggagaaagagcgtgagagggagggggagggctACCAAG GTGTGCGCTGGAGGCGGAGAAGGATAGAGTCAGGTGGAGGACCAGAGGAGAGTGAACGCGGTCACCGTGGAAGAAACACGGAGCTCCGGAGGAGCATCAGTGACATGAACCTGAGTCTGCGTCGTCGTCAAGGCAACCATGTCGGCAATGATCCCCGTGGTTCAGGCAGCCGACCCAACAACATTGGAGGGGTGCAGGACAGGAAAAACATT GTCAGAGCCTCAAAAGCTGAAGCGAAGGTCGGATGGACCAATCAGCCGGCAGATGACGAGAAGGATTACTCCAGCTGTGACCTGGAAGTGATGTCACAGAGCCTCATCCTTCCACCGACGGACCGGCCCTACTTCTTGTTGCTGCAAGGTTACGATCAGAGCAAG GACTTTGTTTTATATATTATGGCGGGACATACACATGTGTTCGGGAGAAAACCAACAATaagggagagagagaaggatagagaaagagaaaggaaagggaagaggCCTCTGAAGGTGGACACGTTCCTGTCGGCCCCCGACCTTTTGGCCAGGCACTTACTGATCAGGAGAGATGCTGCTGTACCAGAGACACCCAGTGGACAAG CTCTGATGCGGCCCTTCAGAGGAGGTGCAGTCACTCACAATGGGGTGGCGCTGTACAGGGAGACATTCTTAAAACCTGGGGATGTGATCGGTCTGGGGAACCACTTTCTTTTCTTGTACCGTGACCCACGTGTGAGTCCAGCGCCACCACTCGCATTGACGCTGCCATGGCAGGCTGATGTCTCCACCACCTGCTGCCCATCCGGGCTGGTGGACAGACAGGAGGCTCTCAGGCAGTACCTGGGGTCTACTGAGGCAGTTTTGAAATTCCATCCTCGTCATACAGACGCCTTGTTACAG gagATAATCTCCAAAAATTCCTCTCCGGACTCCGGTGGTGGGCCTTTGGCTCCTGCTTATCTCCTGTCAATCATGATAGATCACGCCTCCAAACACCTGGACCCTGCCCTGACACCGCAGATATTACTCAAGTCAGCCAATCTAATTAAAGAAATTGTCTGG GATAACATTAAGGAATTCGGGGATAAGCATCCCACGCAAAA TTCAGCTGAGCAAGAAGGGGAAATAAGCACACCAAATGTCCAGAAACTGTCATCCGACCTGCGACCCCTCATGTTCTGGATGTCAAACGCCACGGAGCTCCTTAACTTCTTCCAGGTCAAAGTTGAAAACATGGAGAAAGAGTGGGAATTTGAAG CTCCTGGGGATCCTGTTTTGACAGCTGATATGGACACCTGTTCAGAAGCTTTGGCCCAACTGGACGATGTCATTATGCACACCTTCCAACAATGTGTGTATCACCTCACCAAG ACCTTGTACTCCCTTCTTCCGGCTCTCCTGGACACCAACCCCTTCTCCAGTGAGGAGAAGGTGAAAAAAAAGGATGGAGCTCAGGGTGTGGAGGGAGAAGAGAAaacaggaggagaaggagaagaggaTGATGTGTCCTCCTTGCCTCCCAAGGTTGCTGGATTGGTGGAGGTGTACCGCTGCTCTCTGATGCTGTCTCGGGAAGCGTGTCTGTCTCCGCCACTCACCTCCCAAACTTTTGGCTacctcttcttcttcaccaACACCTCCTTGCTCAATACTTTGCTTGAGAGAG ATGGGCTATTTTCATGGTCCAGAGCAGTCCAGATCCGTACAAACTTGGATCTGGTTCTGGACTGGCTACAAGGGGCGGGCTTAGGAGACATAGCCTCTGAGTTTATGAAGAAACTGTCCATCACGGTCAACTTTCTGTGTATTCCTAAAACACGACTCATCCAG TCATCCTGGACCAGTCTACAGGAAGAACATGCATTGTTAAGTTCTTCCCAGCTGCACCACCTGCTCACCCACTACAAGCTGGGACCAACAAGAGCTCCACCAGCATCCTGGGCTCCTCTACCCGGCACAGAGCTGAGTGgag ACATCTTTGAGAGCTTTCTGGACCACCCTCCTCTTATCCTGCCAAATGAGACTCCACGCCTTGACCTCTCCCAGCCAATCCCAAGCCCTGAGCTCCAAAAGGAAGTTACACATCTCCGCACCTTCTTGTGGGGACTTGATCAGGATGAGCTCCCTGCCAATCAGAGAACTCGGCTTTGA
- the cox6b2 gene encoding cytochrome c oxidase subunit 6B2 produces MAETIDEKIKNYRTAPFDARFPNTNQTRNCFQNYLDFHRCSKALSSKGQDPTPCEWYQRVYKSLCLSSWVAKWDEQIENGSFAGKI; encoded by the exons atggcTGAGACTATTGATGAGAAGATCAAAAACTACAGGACGGCTCCCTTTGACGCCCGATTCCCCAACACAAACCAGACCCGCAACTGTTTTCAGAACTACCTGG ACTTCCACAGGTGCAGCAAGGCCCTGTCATCCAAAGGCCAGGATCCAACTCCCTGTGAGTGGTACCAGAGGGTTTACAAGAGCCTCTGCCTCAGCAGCTGG GTGGCTAAATGGGACGAGCAGATAGAAAATGGAAGTTTTGCTGGAAAGATCTGA
- the rasip1 gene encoding ras-interacting protein 1 isoform X1: MEGSGSPRFRKLHFPVGLWINSPRKHFAKLGGRWPSAISVKSTTSSDAASLHEATSAPSSSLSNSTPSLASPSPSPSPSPAFLRPRAAGPQSRAKRLSHLFLRGRSNSDRDRAVGEREREVWAHSAAPSSHHYLPPASSSAPGLIKIYGDALSSGANYRSLLANIYSTARQLIAQVITRYTEREREETDDAALQKHSPEDFLLCDVIGKPIQQPDGAIKWETECRRSVAPWECPLLLVDMWRPKDGFERRFEIQRKEDYEREEREREKEREREGEGYQGVRWRRRRIESGGGPEESERGHRGRNTELRRSISDMNLSLRRRQGNHVGNDPRGSGSRPNNIGGVQDRKNIVSMINPQPGEVRASKAEAKVGWTNQPADDEKDYSSCDLEVMSQSLILPPTDRPYFLLLQGYDQSKDFVLYIMAGHTHVFGRKPTIREREKDRERERKGKRPLKVDTFLSAPDLLARHLLIRRDAAVPETPSGQALMRPFRGGAVTHNGVALYRETFLKPGDVIGLGNHFLFLYRDPRVSPAPPLALTLPWQADVSTTCCPSGLVDRQEALRQYLGSTEAVLKFHPRHTDALLQEIISKNSSPDSGGGPLAPAYLLSIMIDHASKHLDPALTPQILLKSANLIKEIVWDNIKEFGDKHPTQNSAEQEGEISTPNVQKLSSDLRPLMFWMSNATELLNFFQVKVENMEKEWEFEAPGDPVLTADMDTCSEALAQLDDVIMHTFQQCVYHLTKTLYSLLPALLDTNPFSSEEKVKKKDGAQGVEGEEKTGGEGEEDDVSSLPPKVAGLVEVYRCSLMLSREACLSPPLTSQTFGYLFFFTNTSLLNTLLERDGLFSWSRAVQIRTNLDLVLDWLQGAGLGDIASEFMKKLSITVNFLCIPKTRLIQSSWTSLQEEHALLSSSQLHHLLTHYKLGPTRAPPASWAPLPGTELSGDIFESFLDHPPLILPNETPRLDLSQPIPSPELQKEVTHLRTFLWGLDQDELPANQRTRL, translated from the exons ATGGAGGGGTCTGGAAGTCCTCGCTTTAGAAAGCTTCATTTCCCAGTGGGTTTGTGGATCAACTCCCCCAGGAAACACTTTGCCAAACTAGGAGGTCGCTGGCCCAGCGCCATCTCTGTCAA GTCGACCACCAGCTCCGACGCAGCCTCACTCCACGAGGCCACCTCTGCTCCTTCTTCTTCCCTTTCTAACTCCACCCCCTCGCTGGCTTCCCCTTCCCCATCCCCGTCTCCATCCCCGGCCTTCCTCAGGCCACGGGCTGCTGGCCCCCAGTCTCGTGCAAAGCGTCTTTCCCATCTCTTCCTGCGGGGGCGCTCCAACAGTGACCGGGACCGGGCAGTGGGGGAAAGGGAAAGAGAGGTTTGGGCTCATTCAGCTGCCCCCTCCTCCCACCACTACTTGCCCCCTGCCTCTTCTTCTGCCCCAGGCCTGATCAAAATCTACGGAGATGCTTTGTCCAGTGGAGCCAACTATCGCTCCCTGCTGGCCAACATTTACTCCACTGCCAGGCAGCTCATCGCTCAGGTCATCACTCGCTACACtgaaagagagagggaggagacGGATGATGCTG CTCTCCAGAAACACAGCCCTGAAGACTTCCTGTTGTGTGATGTCATTGGAAAGCCCATCCAGCAGCCAGATGGAGCTATCAAATGGGAGACAGAGTGCCGGAGAAGCGTTGCCCCTTGGGAATGTCCTTTATTGTTGGTGGACATGTGGCGGCCTAAGGATGGATTTGAGCGGCGCTTTGAAATCCAAAGGAAGGAAGACTATGAGAGAGAGgaaagagaaagggagaaagagcgtgagagggagggggagggctACCAAG GTGTGCGCTGGAGGCGGAGAAGGATAGAGTCAGGTGGAGGACCAGAGGAGAGTGAACGCGGTCACCGTGGAAGAAACACGGAGCTCCGGAGGAGCATCAGTGACATGAACCTGAGTCTGCGTCGTCGTCAAGGCAACCATGTCGGCAATGATCCCCGTGGTTCAGGCAGCCGACCCAACAACATTGGAGGGGTGCAGGACAGGAAAAACATTGTGAGCATGATCAACCCACAGCCAGGAGAG GTCAGAGCCTCAAAAGCTGAAGCGAAGGTCGGATGGACCAATCAGCCGGCAGATGACGAGAAGGATTACTCCAGCTGTGACCTGGAAGTGATGTCACAGAGCCTCATCCTTCCACCGACGGACCGGCCCTACTTCTTGTTGCTGCAAGGTTACGATCAGAGCAAG GACTTTGTTTTATATATTATGGCGGGACATACACATGTGTTCGGGAGAAAACCAACAATaagggagagagagaaggatagagaaagagaaaggaaagggaagaggCCTCTGAAGGTGGACACGTTCCTGTCGGCCCCCGACCTTTTGGCCAGGCACTTACTGATCAGGAGAGATGCTGCTGTACCAGAGACACCCAGTGGACAAG CTCTGATGCGGCCCTTCAGAGGAGGTGCAGTCACTCACAATGGGGTGGCGCTGTACAGGGAGACATTCTTAAAACCTGGGGATGTGATCGGTCTGGGGAACCACTTTCTTTTCTTGTACCGTGACCCACGTGTGAGTCCAGCGCCACCACTCGCATTGACGCTGCCATGGCAGGCTGATGTCTCCACCACCTGCTGCCCATCCGGGCTGGTGGACAGACAGGAGGCTCTCAGGCAGTACCTGGGGTCTACTGAGGCAGTTTTGAAATTCCATCCTCGTCATACAGACGCCTTGTTACAG gagATAATCTCCAAAAATTCCTCTCCGGACTCCGGTGGTGGGCCTTTGGCTCCTGCTTATCTCCTGTCAATCATGATAGATCACGCCTCCAAACACCTGGACCCTGCCCTGACACCGCAGATATTACTCAAGTCAGCCAATCTAATTAAAGAAATTGTCTGG GATAACATTAAGGAATTCGGGGATAAGCATCCCACGCAAAA TTCAGCTGAGCAAGAAGGGGAAATAAGCACACCAAATGTCCAGAAACTGTCATCCGACCTGCGACCCCTCATGTTCTGGATGTCAAACGCCACGGAGCTCCTTAACTTCTTCCAGGTCAAAGTTGAAAACATGGAGAAAGAGTGGGAATTTGAAG CTCCTGGGGATCCTGTTTTGACAGCTGATATGGACACCTGTTCAGAAGCTTTGGCCCAACTGGACGATGTCATTATGCACACCTTCCAACAATGTGTGTATCACCTCACCAAG ACCTTGTACTCCCTTCTTCCGGCTCTCCTGGACACCAACCCCTTCTCCAGTGAGGAGAAGGTGAAAAAAAAGGATGGAGCTCAGGGTGTGGAGGGAGAAGAGAAaacaggaggagaaggagaagaggaTGATGTGTCCTCCTTGCCTCCCAAGGTTGCTGGATTGGTGGAGGTGTACCGCTGCTCTCTGATGCTGTCTCGGGAAGCGTGTCTGTCTCCGCCACTCACCTCCCAAACTTTTGGCTacctcttcttcttcaccaACACCTCCTTGCTCAATACTTTGCTTGAGAGAG ATGGGCTATTTTCATGGTCCAGAGCAGTCCAGATCCGTACAAACTTGGATCTGGTTCTGGACTGGCTACAAGGGGCGGGCTTAGGAGACATAGCCTCTGAGTTTATGAAGAAACTGTCCATCACGGTCAACTTTCTGTGTATTCCTAAAACACGACTCATCCAG TCATCCTGGACCAGTCTACAGGAAGAACATGCATTGTTAAGTTCTTCCCAGCTGCACCACCTGCTCACCCACTACAAGCTGGGACCAACAAGAGCTCCACCAGCATCCTGGGCTCCTCTACCCGGCACAGAGCTGAGTGgag ACATCTTTGAGAGCTTTCTGGACCACCCTCCTCTTATCCTGCCAAATGAGACTCCACGCCTTGACCTCTCCCAGCCAATCCCAAGCCCTGAGCTCCAAAAGGAAGTTACACATCTCCGCACCTTCTTGTGGGGACTTGATCAGGATGAGCTCCCTGCCAATCAGAGAACTCGGCTTTGA